A region from the Misgurnus anguillicaudatus chromosome 7, ASM2758022v2, whole genome shotgun sequence genome encodes:
- the neurl1ab gene encoding neuralized E3 ubiquitin protein ligase 1Ab isoform X1, giving the protein MGGQVTRTTLQEGTLRCHPLKENMYLDPQAPLPLCFHANTKGSQIVMDKTQRNVRRIGSFCNAITFTNRTVRIYEQVRLKITKKQDCWTGALRLGFTTVDPSDLISAWLPRFACPDLVSERGFWARALPEEHCEEGTILSFWLDNMGRAFYRINDEAPIFFFSEVPSGEPVWAIIDVYGLTSGVQLLARVYFPDSKMVPAEYLNLNGIDDWHLSSSSDRDHQEHLPSTSPNTLNTVLSRQFHNDFHFHGVYGNGLRLQTEHIAVRCSNRREDCALAFSHRPLRCGECVFIKISLTSPKVTSTLKRFLSYGFTSCNPAHINPKILPVNPDDLLDRKEFWAFSCLASPLVDEDIIGFRATAEGEVLVSHNGGRACREMCVDNSTPLWMIFDLQAHIKQISILGTSCSYSTSCSQIQRSRFSTASHPTANQIHSTALSGQIDNSLPRPHSLSSSAGTTSSFHSSKSLNILSCSAVTYDECLICCERTVDSVLYACGHMCMCFKCGERLREMSNPSCPMCRSPIRDIIKIYRSM; this is encoded by the exons ATGGGTGGGCAGGTAACCCGTACCACTTTACAAG AGGGAACCCTTCGCTGCCACCCTCTGAAGGAGAACATGTATCTAGATCCACAAGCCCCCTTGCCGCTCTGTTTCCATGCCAACACAAAAGGTTCTCAGATTGTGATGGACAAGACACAACGCAACGTGCGGCGAATCGGCAGCTTCTGTAATGCTATCACGTTCACCAACAGGACAGTCAGAATCTACGAACAGGTTCGACTAAAG ATCACAAAAAAACAGGATTGTTGGACTGGCGCCCTGCGACTGGGTTTCACTACGGTGGACCCATCTGATCTAATTTCAGCGTGGCTTCCACGTTTTGCCTGCCCTGATCTTGTTAGCGAGAGAGGGTTTTGGGCCCGAGCATTGCCCGAGGAGCATTGCGAAGAGGGAACAATTCTGTCTTTCTGGCTGGACAATATGGGACGAGCGTTTTACCGCATTAATGACGAGGCTCCAATCTTCTTCTTTAGCGAAGTACCGTCAGGGGAGCCAGTGTGGGCGATCATTGATGTTTATGGGTTGACAAGTGGAGTGCAGCTACTTG CACGTGTTTATTTTCCAGACAGTAAGATGGTCCCGGCTGAATATCTTAATCTGAATGGGATAGACGACTGGCATTTGTCGAGCAGCAGTGATCGTGACCATCAGGAACATCTGCCATCAACGTCTCCAAATACCCTTAACACAGTGCTGTCACGTCAGTTCCACAATGACTTCCATTTCCACGGTGTCTATGGCAATGGTCTGCGTCTGCAAACCGAACACATAGCAGTGCGTTGTTCCAACAGACGTGAGGACTGCGCTCTTGCGTTCTCCCATCGGCCGTTGCGCTGCGGtgaatgtgtgtttataaaGATCTCACTGACGTCTCCAAAAGTGACCTCTACTCTAAAGAGGTTTTTGTCTTACGGATTTACTTCTTGTAACCCGGCCCACATTAATCCAAAGATCTTGCCGGTCAATCCTGATGACCTGCTGGACCGCAAGGAATTCTGGGCTTTCAGCTGCCTCGCTTCACCGCTCGTGGATGAGGACATAATTGGTTTCCGAGCGACGGCAGAAGGGGAGGTGCTTGTGAGTCACAATGGAGGAAGAGCTTGCCGAGAGATGTGCGTCGATAATTCCACTCCTCTGTGGATGATCTTCGATTTACAAGCACATATTAAACAAATCAGTATATTGG GTACTTCTTGCAGTTACTCTACATCCTGTTCACAAATTCAGAGGTCTCGCTTTAGTACCGCCAGTCATCccacagccaatcagattcacaGTACAGCACTTAGCGGACAGATTGACAACTCTCTGCCCCGCCCACACAGCCTCAGCAGTTCTGCAG GGACAACATCAAGCTTTCATTCTTCTAAATCTCTCAATATCCTGTCATGCTCTGCAGTTACTTATGATGAATGTTTGATTTGCTGTGAGAGGACTGTGGACTCAGTGCTGTACGCGTGCGGACACATGTGCATGTGTTTTAAGTGTGGCGAGAGGTTAAGAGAGATGTCAAATCCGTCCTGCCCCATGTGTCGCAGCCCAATCAGAGACATCATCAAAATATACCGCAGCATGTAA
- the neurl1ab gene encoding neuralized E3 ubiquitin protein ligase 1Ab isoform X2, with amino-acid sequence MGGQVTRTTLQEGTLRCHPLKENMYLDPQAPLPLCFHANTKGSQIVMDKTQRNVRRIGSFCNAITFTNRTVRIYEQVRLKITKKQDCWTGALRLGFTTVDPSDLISAWLPRFACPDLVSERGFWARALPEEHCEEGTILSFWLDNMGRAFYRINDEAPIFFFSEVPSGEPVWAIIDVYGLTSGVQLLDSKMVPAEYLNLNGIDDWHLSSSSDRDHQEHLPSTSPNTLNTVLSRQFHNDFHFHGVYGNGLRLQTEHIAVRCSNRREDCALAFSHRPLRCGECVFIKISLTSPKVTSTLKRFLSYGFTSCNPAHINPKILPVNPDDLLDRKEFWAFSCLASPLVDEDIIGFRATAEGEVLVSHNGGRACREMCVDNSTPLWMIFDLQAHIKQISILGTSCSYSTSCSQIQRSRFSTASHPTANQIHSTALSGQIDNSLPRPHSLSSSAGTTSSFHSSKSLNILSCSAVTYDECLICCERTVDSVLYACGHMCMCFKCGERLREMSNPSCPMCRSPIRDIIKIYRSM; translated from the exons ATGGGTGGGCAGGTAACCCGTACCACTTTACAAG AGGGAACCCTTCGCTGCCACCCTCTGAAGGAGAACATGTATCTAGATCCACAAGCCCCCTTGCCGCTCTGTTTCCATGCCAACACAAAAGGTTCTCAGATTGTGATGGACAAGACACAACGCAACGTGCGGCGAATCGGCAGCTTCTGTAATGCTATCACGTTCACCAACAGGACAGTCAGAATCTACGAACAGGTTCGACTAAAG ATCACAAAAAAACAGGATTGTTGGACTGGCGCCCTGCGACTGGGTTTCACTACGGTGGACCCATCTGATCTAATTTCAGCGTGGCTTCCACGTTTTGCCTGCCCTGATCTTGTTAGCGAGAGAGGGTTTTGGGCCCGAGCATTGCCCGAGGAGCATTGCGAAGAGGGAACAATTCTGTCTTTCTGGCTGGACAATATGGGACGAGCGTTTTACCGCATTAATGACGAGGCTCCAATCTTCTTCTTTAGCGAAGTACCGTCAGGGGAGCCAGTGTGGGCGATCATTGATGTTTATGGGTTGACAAGTGGAGTGCAGCTACTTG ACAGTAAGATGGTCCCGGCTGAATATCTTAATCTGAATGGGATAGACGACTGGCATTTGTCGAGCAGCAGTGATCGTGACCATCAGGAACATCTGCCATCAACGTCTCCAAATACCCTTAACACAGTGCTGTCACGTCAGTTCCACAATGACTTCCATTTCCACGGTGTCTATGGCAATGGTCTGCGTCTGCAAACCGAACACATAGCAGTGCGTTGTTCCAACAGACGTGAGGACTGCGCTCTTGCGTTCTCCCATCGGCCGTTGCGCTGCGGtgaatgtgtgtttataaaGATCTCACTGACGTCTCCAAAAGTGACCTCTACTCTAAAGAGGTTTTTGTCTTACGGATTTACTTCTTGTAACCCGGCCCACATTAATCCAAAGATCTTGCCGGTCAATCCTGATGACCTGCTGGACCGCAAGGAATTCTGGGCTTTCAGCTGCCTCGCTTCACCGCTCGTGGATGAGGACATAATTGGTTTCCGAGCGACGGCAGAAGGGGAGGTGCTTGTGAGTCACAATGGAGGAAGAGCTTGCCGAGAGATGTGCGTCGATAATTCCACTCCTCTGTGGATGATCTTCGATTTACAAGCACATATTAAACAAATCAGTATATTGG GTACTTCTTGCAGTTACTCTACATCCTGTTCACAAATTCAGAGGTCTCGCTTTAGTACCGCCAGTCATCccacagccaatcagattcacaGTACAGCACTTAGCGGACAGATTGACAACTCTCTGCCCCGCCCACACAGCCTCAGCAGTTCTGCAG GGACAACATCAAGCTTTCATTCTTCTAAATCTCTCAATATCCTGTCATGCTCTGCAGTTACTTATGATGAATGTTTGATTTGCTGTGAGAGGACTGTGGACTCAGTGCTGTACGCGTGCGGACACATGTGCATGTGTTTTAAGTGTGGCGAGAGGTTAAGAGAGATGTCAAATCCGTCCTGCCCCATGTGTCGCAGCCCAATCAGAGACATCATCAAAATATACCGCAGCATGTAA